In Leclercia pneumoniae, the genomic window TACGATCTTTGAATACCACGTAGCCTGCATCCGTTTTCACCTGCTCGCAGGGCGCGGGTTGGCGATGCTGCTGCTGATTGGGTACGCACTGCTCAAGCACGATGTGGCGAAGGGCATCCGGGTTGCCCGCCTTCATCCAGAACCCAACGCCTGCAGCGCCGACAATGACCACCAGCACCAGTAAGATAAGCCCTGCTCTTTTCATCTCGCGTTCCCTGTTTTGACCAGAAGAAGAGAGTAACGCAAAAAAGTGACCAATAAAAAACCCGGCGGATTTCTCACGCCGGGTCATCGCCTTTTCCGCCAGATCTTAGCGTTTGCTGATCTGGTCGAAGGTACCACCGTTGGAGAAGTGGTCCTTCTGCGCCTTCGCCCAGCCGCCGAATACATCGTCAATGGTGAAGAGCTTCAGTTTCGGGAAGGTGCTTTCATATTTCTTCGCCACCGCCTCATCACGCGGGCGATAGTAGTTCTTCGCCGCAATCTCCTGCCCTTCCGGGGTGTAGAGATATTTCAGATAGGCCTCCGCTACCGCTTTGGTCCCCTTCTTCTCGACCACTTTGTCGACCACAGAGACGGTCGGCTCGGCCAGAATTGACTCGCCTGGGGTCACAATTTCAAACTTGTCTTTACCCAGTTCGTTGGTCGCCAGCAGGGCTTCGTTTTCCCAGGCAATCAGCACATCGCCAATACCCCGTTCAACAAAGGTGTTGGTTGCGCCACGTGCGCCGGAGTCCAGCACTTCCACGTTTTTAAACAGCGCCTTCACGAAATCCTGCGCTTTTGCCTGATCATTGTTGTTGTGATGAAGGGCATAACCCCACGCAGCCAGGTAGTTCCAGCGTGCGCCACCGGAGCTTTTCGGATTTGGTGTGATAACAGAAACGCCCGGTTTAACCAGATCGTTCCAGTCATGAATCTGTTTAGGGTTACCTTTGCGTACCAGGAACACGATGGTAGAGGTGTAAGGGGCGGAGTTATCCGGCAGGCGTTTGATCCAGTTCTTATCAATACGACCACGCTCTGCAATGGCGTCCACGTCATAGGCCAGCGCCAGGGTGACCACGTCGGCTTCAATACCGTTGATGACGGACGTAGCTTGCTTACCTGAGCCACCGTGAGACTGACGGATCACGACATTATCGCCAGTTTCCTGTTTCCAGTGCGCCGCGAAGGCCTTGTTGTACTGTTCGTACAGTTCACGCGTCGGGTCGTACGACACGTTCAGTAACTGGATATCCTTAGCCAGAACGCTGGTCGAAGCCAGCAATAATGTTAAACCTACGCTCCACTTATTCATCGCCCAACTCTCTAATGTGATATTTGATGAGTGAAGCGTGCCAGAAAGCGGACCATTGATTAAAGAATAAAAAAAGATTGGTTATAGCAACGGGGAATAAAAGCCCTCTCCGGACGGAGAGGGCCAGAGGATTAATACAGTTTTTTCGCGCAGTCTAACCAGTCACCTTTGAACGGACGCTTCATATTTTCAATCGCGTCGATGATGTCATGGTGAACCAGTTTTTCGTTCTGAATACCGACGCAGCGGCCACCGTGGCCCTGCAGCAGCAGATCGATCGCATATGCGCCCATGCGGGACGCCAGGATACGGTCGTATGGCCCTGGGGAGCCGCCGCGCTGGATGTGGCCCAGTACGGTCGCACGGGTTTCGCGCTTGGTTTCGGTTTCGATGTACTTCGCCAGTTCATCTACATCACAGATGTGCTCAGTGATGGCTACGATGGCGTGTTTCTTACCTTTCGCGATACCGGCTTTGATTTCTGCTACCAGGTCTTCACGGCTGAATTCCACTTCCGGCACCACGACGAACTCACACCCCCCCGCGATGGCCGCAGCCAGCGTCAGGTCGCCACAGTAGCGGCCCATCACTTCAACGATGGAGATACGCTGGTGGGAAGAGGAGGTGTCACGCAGGCGGTCAATCGCTTCAACGACGGTACCCAGTGCGGTGAAGAAACCGATGGTGTAGTCGGTACCTTTGATGTCGTTATCGATGGTGCCTGGCAGACCGATGCACGGGAAGCCCATTTCAGTGAGACGTTTTGCCCCCATGTAGGAGCCATCGCCCCCGATAACAACCAGTGCGTCCAGGCCGCGCTTCTTCATGTTTTCGATCGCCACTTCACGGATGCGATCATCGCGGAACTCAGGGAAACGTGCAGACCCCAGGAAGGTGCCGCCACGGTTAATCATATCGGACACGCTGTAGCGGTCGAGTTGTACCATGCGATCTTCATACAGGCCCAGATAACCATCATAGATACCAAAAACTTCCAGACCTTCCGTCAACGCTGCACGGACTACACCACGAATTGCCGCGTTCATGCCCGGCGCATCACCGCCGCTTGTCAACACACCGATTTTCTTAATCATGACTACCTCTGAACTTAGGAATGCAAAAATGAAATCTGTTGCCGGAAGACGTCTGGCGACCAATTTATACTGCAAATAGTATATCAATCACTTCCGGCTGAATTGATTCAGGTCAGACCCAATGGCGGTAATTTATCCACAAAATGCTGGCCTGGCTCACTTTTTTTACAACGAATTACGAAAGCTCAAATGGTCATTGCCTGACCTGGGTACGACTGAGCAGGGATCCTGATGAATAATGACATCTGAGCCCGGGAAACGCTGCAAAATCGCCTGCTCGACCTGCTCAGCCACCAGATGGGCCTGAACAAGCGGCAGGTTATCTTCCATTTCCAAATGAATCTGTATAAAGCGGGTCGGCCCTGACTGCCGCGTGCGAAGATCGTGCGCCCCGCTGACGCCAGGCCAGGAGATCACGATTTCAAAGATTTCTTGCCGTTCTGCGTCGGGAAGTGCCCGGTCCAGAAGCGCTTGTACCGCTTCGTAGCCCATGCGTAACGCACAATATAAAATATACACCCCGATACCTAACGCGAATATTGCATCGGCCCGGTGCCACCCGTACCAGGCGAGACCGAGTGCAATAAGAATAGCGCCATTCATCATAACATCAGACTGATAATGAAGCATATCTGCCCGTACCGCCTGGCTTTGCGTTTTTCGCACCACCCAGCGCTGGAACGTAACAAGAACTAATGTGCTAATAAGCGCGATAACCGTCACCCCAACGCCTACGCCCGGATCTTTCATCGGCGTTGGGTTGAAAAGATGCTGGATGCCGGTCAAAAAGAGAAACAGCGCCGAACCCGAAATAAACATACTTTGCGCCAGCGCGGCAAGGGATTCCGCCTTACCGTGGCCAAAGGTATGTTCCTCGTCTGCGGGTTGCAGCGAGTAGCGCACCACCAGAAGGTTGGTGAGCGAGGCGGCAATATCCACCAGCGAGTCTACCAGTGCCGCCAGAATACTGACCGAGCCGGTGTACCACCACGCGAAAATTTTTATCAGCAGTAATCCCGACGCCATAATCGTCGCTGCGATTGCCGCCCGGCTTACAAGCCGTCCATAGGATTGATTCATAAACACTCCTGTCATGACATGCCGCTAGTATAACGGATGCAGGGGAGCCAATAAGATGAATAAAAAGTTAACGCGCGCGAATTTCAGGCAAAAAAAACCCCCACATCATGTGGGGGAAGACAGGGATGGTGTCTATGGCAAGGAAAACAGGGTTTACTGGTTGCTACGGGTATTGCTACTGAAAAACGTTGAGTCGGAACTCTTCTGCATCCGTGCAACCTCACGCAACTGATCCATCCGTTGCTGATGTTTCTCGTTCAGAACCGCTTGCTGCTCGGGCGTTAGCAGATGGAACATTTGGTTGCGGACCCGGGCCATCTCGACCTGGCGAGCAACCTGCTCTTGCGCCATCTTTTCTGCCTGAACGCGCACAGCGCTTTCATCAAAATTTTCTGCGGTGACAAGGCGGTGCATTGTCTCCATTTCGCTAACATTAACAGGGGGCTGGTCATGTCTTGCCCTCTGCATCAGATCTCGCATCTGTTGACGCTGATGTTCGGTTAAACTTATGCCGTCAAACATATGGCTTTGGCTGCTGGGTTGCGTAATGCCCTCACTGGAAGACTTGTTATCGCCGGTGATGACTCCAGCCGCCTGGCTTAAAGCACTAAACGCCAGTGTTGAGGCCATGACGGCAGCGGTAACTTTGCGCATCACTTGCTCCCAAAATCTTTCGTGTCGCGATTCAACGAGAGACAGTCTACGATTCAGGCTGCAAACATGCGTCAGGGGGTGTAAAACAACGTAAAGTCATGGATTAGATAGCCTTGATGACGTAATTTCTGCCTCGGAGGTATTTAAACAATGAATAAAATCCTGTTAGTTGATGATGACCGAGAGCTGACATCCCTGTTGAAGGAGTTGCTCGACATGGAAGGCTTTGATGTACAAGTTGCCCATGACGGGGAACAGGCGCTGGGTCTCCTTGACGATAGCATTGACTTGCTTTTGCTCGACGTCATGATGCCGAAGAAAAACGGTATCGACACCCTTAAAGAGCTTCGCCAGACACACCAGACACCCGTTATTATGCTGACCGCGCGCGGCAGCGAACTTGACCGCGTCCTCGGCCTTGAGCTGGGCGCAGACGACTATCTACCGAAACCGTTCAATGACCGTGAACTGGTGGCCCGTATTCGCGCGATTCTGCGCCGTTCACACTGGAGTGAGCAGCAGCAGAATACCGATACCGGATCGCCAACCCTTGAAGTGGACTCCCTGAGCCTGAATCCTGGTCGCCAGGAAGCGAGCTTTGACGGCCAGGCGCTGGAGTTGACCGGTACCGAATTCACCCTGCTTTATCTCCTGGCGCAACATCTGGGCCAGGTGGTATCGCGTGAACACCTTAGCCAGGAAGTGCTGGGTAAACGTCTCACGCCGTTCGATCGGGCCATTGATATGCACATCTCTAACCTGCGCCGTAAGTTGCCAGAGCGTAAGGATGGGCATCCGTGGTTTAAAACCCTGCGTGGCCGTGGTTATCTGATGGTCTCCGCTTCATGATAGGCAGCTTAACCGCCCGCATCTTCGCCATTTTCTGGCTGACGCTGGCACTGGTTTTGATGCTGGTCTTGATGCTGCCTAAGCTCGATTCCCGCCAGATGACGGAGCTCCTCGATAGCGAGCAACGTCAGGGCATCATGATTGAGCAGCACGTAGAAGCGGAGCTCGCTATTGATCCGCCCAATGATTTGATGTGGTGGCGCAGGCTTTTTCGCGCCATTGATAAATGGGCGCCGCCCGGCCAACGTCTTCTGCTGGTGACCAGCGAAGGGCGCGTGATCGGTGCGGAACGCAGTGAAATGCAGATCATTCGCAACTTTATTGGCCAGGCAGATAACGCCGACCATCCGCAAAAGAAAAAATATGGTCGGGTCGAGATGGTGGGGCCCTTCTCCGTACGTGACGGGGAAGATAACTACCAGCTTTACCTGATTCGTCCTGCAAGCAATTCCCAGTCCGATTTTATTAACCTGCTATTCGACCGGCCGCTTCTGCTGCTCATTGTCACGATGCTGGTCAGCTCGCCGCTGCTGTTGTGGCTGGCATGGAGTCTGGCTAAACCTGCACGTAAGTTGAAAAATGCGGCCGATGAAGTGGCGCAGGGTAACCTGCGACAGCACCCTGAACTGGAAGCGGGACCGCAAGAATTCCTGGCGGCAGGGGCCAGTTTTAACCAGATGGTGACGGCGCTTGAGCGGATGATGACCACCCAGCAACGCCTGTTATCTGACATCTCCCATGAGCTACGCACGCCGCTGACGCGCCTGCAGCTCGGAACCGCCCTGCTTCGCCGCCGTAGCGGAGAGAGCAAAGAGCTGGAGCGTATCGAAACGGAAGCGCACCGTCTGGATAGCATGATCAACGACCTGCTGGTGATGTCTCGCAATCAGCAGAAAAATGCGCTGGTGAGCGAAAAGGTGAAGGCCAATCACCTGTGGCATGAGGTGCTGGACAACGCCGCCTTTGAAGCTGAGCAGATGGGCAAGTCGTTTACCGTTAACTTCCCGCCCGGACCCTGGCCGCTGTACGGTAACCCCAACACGCTGGAAAGCGCGCTGGAGAATATCGTGCGTAACGCCCTGCGTTACTCGCATACGAAGATTGAGGTGGCCTTCTCGGTCGATAAAGACGGCATTACCATTAACGTGGATGATGACGGCCCGGGCGTCAGTCCGGAAGACCGCGAACAGATTTTCCGTCCGTTCTACCGTACCGATGAGGCGCGCGATCGCGAGTCTGGCGGCACGGGGTTGGGTCTGGCGATTGTCGAGACCGCGATGCAGCAGCACAATGGCTGGGTGAAAGCCGATGACAGTCCGCTGGGCGGTCTGCGGTTGACGCTGTGGCTGCCGCTGTATAAACGTTCGTAGCTCCCCCCCTCACCCTAACCCTCTCCCCCCAGGGGAGAGGGGACTGCCCGGTGCGTTTTTCTCACCCTCGCCCCTTTAGGGAGAGGGCCGGGGTGAGGGGACGTTACCTCCCCCACAATCTCCGCGAATTATCCTCGATCTTCCCGCTAATACGGCGCTTCTGCATCGTTCTGGTCCAGCTGGTGGACAATCCTGCCGCCGACAGCAGACGATGGTACTGCTCATCGTCAAACGGCATATGCCAGGCGATCGCGCAGGCATCGTACACCGACACATCACTCACACGGGAAACGAGTTCCAGTGGGGCATCCGTCAGCACTTTCCCCGCCAGCACCACCCGGTAGAGCCAGCCGGTTTTACCGGCACTTTGCAGCCGGGCGGACATATCCTCTATGCCAAAATGGTAGTTAAGTTTGAAGCACGGCGAACGCGGCTGCGTCACCTGAATCAGGGCATCACCCCAGCGGAAGATATCGCCGATAAAGACGTTTTGTTCGGTCAGCCCTTCGGTAGAGAGGTTCTCGCCAAACGCGGGGGCGACGAAGCGCTCCGCCTGCCCGGGGAATTCGTTCATCCAGAAAGCATAATGCTCGCGCGGATAGTGGCACAGCGCGCGCTCCGGCCCGCCGTGAATTTTCTTTTCAGCCTGCTCATCACCCACGAGACCGCGCTCGGTTAAGCTCAGCTCGCCGTCCACCTGTACTTTTGCGATAGCGCTGGGGCGGCTGCCTTCGTACTCCGTTACCTTGCCTGTAAACACGTTGACCGGGTAGTGCATCTCTACTCCTTCAGATACAAAAAAAGCGAGTCATCAGACTCGCTTCTCATTCAGGTCAATGCAACCTTATTTTTTAGCAGCGAAACGCGCAGCAGCTTCGTCCCAGTTCACGACATCCCAGAAGGCTTTGATGTAGTCAGGGCGACGGTTCTGGAACTTCAGGTAGTAAGCGTGTTCCCA contains:
- the cpxP gene encoding cell-envelope stress modulator CpxP, producing the protein MRKVTAAVMASTLAFSALSQAAGVITGDNKSSSEGITQPSSQSHMFDGISLTEHQRQQMRDLMQRARHDQPPVNVSEMETMHRLVTAENFDESAVRVQAEKMAQEQVARQVEMARVRNQMFHLLTPEQQAVLNEKHQQRMDQLREVARMQKSSDSTFFSSNTRSNQ
- a CDS encoding sulfate ABC transporter substrate-binding protein, with translation MNKWSVGLTLLLASTSVLAKDIQLLNVSYDPTRELYEQYNKAFAAHWKQETGDNVVIRQSHGGSGKQATSVINGIEADVVTLALAYDVDAIAERGRIDKNWIKRLPDNSAPYTSTIVFLVRKGNPKQIHDWNDLVKPGVSVITPNPKSSGGARWNYLAAWGYALHHNNNDQAKAQDFVKALFKNVEVLDSGARGATNTFVERGIGDVLIAWENEALLATNELGKDKFEIVTPGESILAEPTVSVVDKVVEKKGTKAVAEAYLKYLYTPEGQEIAAKNYYRPRDEAVAKKYESTFPKLKLFTIDDVFGGWAKAQKDHFSNGGTFDQISKR
- the yiiM gene encoding 6-hydroxyaminopurine reductase is translated as MHYPVNVFTGKVTEYEGSRPSAIAKVQVDGELSLTERGLVGDEQAEKKIHGGPERALCHYPREHYAFWMNEFPGQAERFVAPAFGENLSTEGLTEQNVFIGDIFRWGDALIQVTQPRSPCFKLNYHFGIEDMSARLQSAGKTGWLYRVVLAGKVLTDAPLELVSRVSDVSVYDACAIAWHMPFDDEQYHRLLSAAGLSTSWTRTMQKRRISGKIEDNSRRLWGR
- the pfkA gene encoding 6-phosphofructokinase, which translates into the protein MIKKIGVLTSGGDAPGMNAAIRGVVRAALTEGLEVFGIYDGYLGLYEDRMVQLDRYSVSDMINRGGTFLGSARFPEFRDDRIREVAIENMKKRGLDALVVIGGDGSYMGAKRLTEMGFPCIGLPGTIDNDIKGTDYTIGFFTALGTVVEAIDRLRDTSSSHQRISIVEVMGRYCGDLTLAAAIAGGCEFVVVPEVEFSREDLVAEIKAGIAKGKKHAIVAITEHICDVDELAKYIETETKRETRATVLGHIQRGGSPGPYDRILASRMGAYAIDLLLQGHGGRCVGIQNEKLVHHDIIDAIENMKRPFKGDWLDCAKKLY
- the cpxA gene encoding envelope stress sensor histidine kinase CpxA, which codes for MIGSLTARIFAIFWLTLALVLMLVLMLPKLDSRQMTELLDSEQRQGIMIEQHVEAELAIDPPNDLMWWRRLFRAIDKWAPPGQRLLLVTSEGRVIGAERSEMQIIRNFIGQADNADHPQKKKYGRVEMVGPFSVRDGEDNYQLYLIRPASNSQSDFINLLFDRPLLLLIVTMLVSSPLLLWLAWSLAKPARKLKNAADEVAQGNLRQHPELEAGPQEFLAAGASFNQMVTALERMMTTQQRLLSDISHELRTPLTRLQLGTALLRRRSGESKELERIETEAHRLDSMINDLLVMSRNQQKNALVSEKVKANHLWHEVLDNAAFEAEQMGKSFTVNFPPGPWPLYGNPNTLESALENIVRNALRYSHTKIEVAFSVDKDGITINVDDDGPGVSPEDREQIFRPFYRTDEARDRESGGTGLGLAIVETAMQQHNGWVKADDSPLGGLRLTLWLPLYKRS
- the cpxR gene encoding envelope stress response regulator transcription factor CpxR; its protein translation is MNKILLVDDDRELTSLLKELLDMEGFDVQVAHDGEQALGLLDDSIDLLLLDVMMPKKNGIDTLKELRQTHQTPVIMLTARGSELDRVLGLELGADDYLPKPFNDRELVARIRAILRRSHWSEQQQNTDTGSPTLEVDSLSLNPGRQEASFDGQALELTGTEFTLLYLLAQHLGQVVSREHLSQEVLGKRLTPFDRAIDMHISNLRRKLPERKDGHPWFKTLRGRGYLMVSAS
- the fieF gene encoding CDF family cation-efflux transporter FieF (FieF, a metal efflux transporter, is a member of the CDF (cation diffusion facilitator) family of transporters.), with amino-acid sequence MNQSYGRLVSRAAIAATIMASGLLLIKIFAWWYTGSVSILAALVDSLVDIAASLTNLLVVRYSLQPADEEHTFGHGKAESLAALAQSMFISGSALFLFLTGIQHLFNPTPMKDPGVGVGVTVIALISTLVLVTFQRWVVRKTQSQAVRADMLHYQSDVMMNGAILIALGLAWYGWHRADAIFALGIGVYILYCALRMGYEAVQALLDRALPDAERQEIFEIVISWPGVSGAHDLRTRQSGPTRFIQIHLEMEDNLPLVQAHLVAEQVEQAILQRFPGSDVIIHQDPCSVVPRSGNDHLSFRNSL